One Chionomys nivalis chromosome 4, mChiNiv1.1, whole genome shotgun sequence genomic region harbors:
- the LOC130873278 gene encoding bromodomain and WD repeat-containing protein 1-like gives MAEPSPARRLVPIIESELYFLIARYLSAGPCRRAAQVLVQELERYQLLRKRLDWEGNEHNRSYEELVLSNKHVAPDHQLQICQRIGPMLDKEIPPSISRVTSLLGAGRQSLLRTAKGTLI, from the exons ATGGCGGAGCCTTCGCCTGCCCGACGTCTGGTGCCTATCATCGAGTCGGAGCTGTACTTCCTCATCGCCCGCTACCTCTCGGCTGGCCCGTGTCGCCGAGCGGCGCAGGTGCTGGTGCAGGAGCTGGAGCGGTACCAG CTGTTGCGGAAGAGGTTGGATTGGGAGGGCAACGAGCACAACAGGAGCTACGAGGAATTGGTCTTGTCCAATAAGCATGTGGCTCCTGATCACCAGTTACAGATCTGCCAGCGCATCGGCCCAATGCTGGATAAAGAAATCCCACCCAGTATTTCAAGAGTCACTTCTTTGCTTGGTGCGGGAAGGCAGTCTTTGCTACGTACAGCAAAAGGTACCTTAATTTGA